The Kocuria turfanensis genome contains the following window.
GGCCTCGGCGGCGGCACGCGCCGCCGCGGGCAGGGCGGAGACGATCCGGTCCATGGCCGCGTCGTCGTGGGCGGCGGAGAGGAACCACGCCTCGAACACGGACGGGGGCAGGTACACGCCCTGGTCCAGCATCGCGTGGAAGAAGGCCGGGTAGCGGAACGTCTCCTGCGCCCTGGCCTGCGCGTAGTCGTGCACGCCGGTGGCCGAGGTGCCGAAGGCCACCGAGAACAGGCTGCCGGCCGACTGGATCGAGTGGTCCACCCCGGCCTCGTCCAGCACGGCGCGCACGGCCTCCTGCAGCTGGGCCGACCGGCGGTCGACGGTCTGGTAGGCGATCCGGTCCGCGGTGCGCAGCGTCGCCGCGCCCGCGGCCATCGCCACCGGGTTCCCGGACAGCGTGCCCGCCTGGTAGACGGGGCCCAGCGGCGCGAGGTGGTTCATCACCTCGGCGCGGCCGCCCACCCCGGCCGCGGGCAGCCCGCCGCCGATGACCTTGCCGAACATGAACAGGTCCGGCTCCCAGCCGTCCTCACCGGCCGCGGTGAGGCCCCAGTAGCCGGCCTCGTGCACGCGGAAGCCGGTCAGCACCTCGTCGAAGATCATCAGCGCGCCGTGCTCGCGCGTGAGCCGGCGCAGGCCCGCGTTGAAGCCCTCGAGGGGCGTCACGACGCCCATGTTGGCGGGGGCGCCCTCGGTGATGACGGCCGCGATCCGGCCGGGGTGGGCGGCGAAGGCCTCCTCCACGGCGGCGAGGTCGTTGTAGGGCAGCACCAGGGTCTCGGCGGCGGTGGCCGCGGTGACCCCGGCCGAGCCGGGCAGGGCCAGGGTCGCGACGCCGGAGCCCGCCTCGGACAGCAGGGAGTCCACGTGGCCGTGGTAGCAGCCGGCGAACTTCACGATCAGGTCCCGGCCGGTCACGCCGCGCGCCAGGCGGATCGCGGTCATGGCCGCCTCGGTGCCGGTCGAGACCATCCGCAGCTCGTCGATCGCGCCGATCCGGTCCACGACCAGCTCGGCGAGCTCGGTCTCGCCGCGGGTGGTCGCCCCGAAGGACAGGCCCCGCTCCACGGCCTCGTGCACGGCCTCGATGACCGCGGGGTGGGAGTGGCCGATGAGGGCGGGCCCCCACGAGCTGACGAGGTCGACGTACTCGCGGCCGTCGACGTCGGTGAGGTACGGGCCCTTGGCCGCGGTGATGAACGGCGGGGTGCCGCCCACGGAGGCGAAGGCGCGCACCGGCGAGTTGACCCCGCCGGGCATGACCTTGCGGGCTCGGTCGAAGAGTTCCTGGGAAACGCTCATGGGTTCTGTCTGCTTCCTTCCGCCGGGGGTGCCGGCTCGGGGGAGGGTGGGGTTCAGGAGAGGCCGTTCTCCTCGCGGAACCAGTCCGCGAGCTCGACGGCGAAGTAGGTCAGCACGGTGTCGGCCCC
Protein-coding sequences here:
- the hemL gene encoding glutamate-1-semialdehyde 2,1-aminomutase — protein: MSVSQELFDRARKVMPGGVNSPVRAFASVGGTPPFITAAKGPYLTDVDGREYVDLVSSWGPALIGHSHPAVIEAVHEAVERGLSFGATTRGETELAELVVDRIGAIDELRMVSTGTEAAMTAIRLARGVTGRDLIVKFAGCYHGHVDSLLSEAGSGVATLALPGSAGVTAATAAETLVLPYNDLAAVEEAFAAHPGRIAAVITEGAPANMGVVTPLEGFNAGLRRLTREHGALMIFDEVLTGFRVHEAGYWGLTAAGEDGWEPDLFMFGKVIGGGLPAAGVGGRAEVMNHLAPLGPVYQAGTLSGNPVAMAAGAATLRTADRIAYQTVDRRSAQLQEAVRAVLDEAGVDHSIQSAGSLFSVAFGTSATGVHDYAQARAQETFRYPAFFHAMLDQGVYLPPSVFEAWFLSAAHDDAAMDRIVSALPAAARAAAEARPAA